From a single Aspergillus puulaauensis MK2 DNA, chromosome 2, nearly complete sequence genomic region:
- a CDS encoding cyclin family protein (COG:D;~EggNog:ENOG410PGIE;~InterPro:IPR036915,IPR006671,IPR004367,IPR039361, IPR013763;~PFAM:PF02984,PF00134) produces the protein MDAKPQRIRVRADENAPFPLAANKTLNQRTKSTTALSSNFQNGGNKNGPRRAAFGDVSNTANLVHGNRDDSSLAGKKPSKVLEKAPLVAEKKPAALSQPAQRPVSMSGLKGLLSNVTNPKPLEISKQTAGQQLNTNARKTLNKRATVFKDHLEPLTENKELTSKESTIEPKEGNNKGYTERVQQDDVKKAVDSDDILENELSNLEASLAKSEADEDEKDTQGLEDDACKVQAGLKQTSEIREHHTAVDSREVKPNSKTSRKSTTVSRISHDYFPHQSEPEEYWEDEDEENEEDDGYITARSYRSRSENTTGGATTLLFPRYNQQVKRELALAKQVVEATRTVEDIEDDYCDTSMVAEYSEEIFEYMREQEIKMLPNAHYMDNQAEIQWSMRSVLMDWLVQVHHRFSLLPETLFLCVNYIDRFLSCKIVSLGKLQLVGATAIFIAAKYEEINCPSVQEIVYMVDGGYTIDEILKAERFMLSMLQFELGYPGPMSFLRRISKADDYDLETRTLAKYFLEITIMDERFVGSPASFLAAGAHCLARLMLRKGSWSPAHVHYAGYTYSQLYPLVSLMMECCEMPRKHHAAIYEKYTDKRFKLASLFVEAEIRKNIRLPEPTKEGSILERKMTPEPAHYKRV, from the exons ATGGACGCAAAG CCCCAACGCATTCGTGTCCGCGCGGACGAGAATGCTCCCTTTCCTCTCGCCGCGAACAAGACACTCAACCAGCGAACCAAGTCCACCACCGCGTTGTCATCAAACTTCCAGAATGGTGGTAATAAAAACGGACCTCGCCGAGCAGCTTTTGGGGACGTCAGCAACACTGCCAACCTAGTTCATGGTAACCGCGACGATTCCTCCCTTGCGGGCAAGAAGCCTTCCAAAGTGCTGGAGAAAGCGCCACTAGTTGCAGAGAAGAAACCAGCTGCACTCTCTCAGCCTGCCCAACGTCCCGTATCGATGTCCGGATTGAAAGGTTTGCTGAGCAATGTCACCAACCCGAAACCGCTTGAAATTTCGAAGCAAACTGCAGGACAGCAACTGAACACCAATGCCCGCAAAACTTTGAACAAGCGTGCTACGGTCTTCAAAGACCATTTAGAACCATTGACGGAAAATAAAGAACTCACATCCAAGGAATCCACCATTGAACCGAAGGAAGGCAACAACAAAGGCTATACGGAACGCGTGCAGCAGGACGACGTGAAAAAAGCTGTCGACTCAGATGATATTTTGGAAAACGAGCTGAGCAACCTCGAGGCTTCACTGGCCAAATCTGAagccgatgaagacgagaAAGACACCCAAGGGCTCGAAGACGACGCCTGTAAGGTGCAAGCAGGATTGAAGCAAACCAGCGAAATTCGCGAACACCACACTGCGGTGGACTCCCGCGAAGTTAAACCCAACTCGAAGACCTCGCGCAAATCGACCACGGTCTCGCGTATTTCCCATGATTATTTCCCTCACCAGTCGGAACCTGAGGAGTactgggaagatgaggatgaagagaatgaggaagacgatggctACATCACCGCTCGCTCCTACCGTTCCCGAAGCGAGAACACAACAGGTGGAGCGACCACACTGTTGTTCCCTAGATACAACCAGCAAGTCAAGCGAGAGTTGGCACTCGCAAAACAGGTCGTCGAGGCTACTCGGACGGTTGAGGACATTGAGGATGATTACTGTGACACAAGCATGGTGGCCGAATATAGTGAGGAGATCTTCGAGTACATGAGAGAGCAAGAG ATCAAGATGTTGCCCAATGCGCATTATATGGACAATCAGGCTGAAATCCAGTGGTCCATGCGGTCTGTCCTCATGGATTGGCTGGTGCAGGTTCACCACCGcttctcgctccttcctGAAACACTCTTTCTATGTGTCAACTACATTGATCGTTTTCTCTCCTGCAAGATCGTTTCGCTTGGCAAACTTCAGCTTGTGGGCGCAACCGCTATTTTCATTGCTGCCAAATATGAAGAGATCAATTGCCCATCGGTGCAGGAGATTGTGTATATGGTTGACGGTGGTTACACGATCGATGAAATCCTCAAGGCCGAGCGGTTCATGTTGAGCATGCTCCAGTTTGAGTTGGGGTATCCTGGGCCCATGAGCTTTCTGCGCAGAATCAGCAAAGCTGATGATTATGATCTCGAAACTCGTACACTTGCGAAGTACTTCCTGGAGATTACTATTATGGACGAGCGATTTGTTGGTAGCCCTGCTAGTTTCCTTGCTGCAGGTGCTCATTGCTTGGCGAGGCTGATGCTGAGGAAGGGCTCATGG TCACCCGCCCACGTGCATTATGCTGGATACACCTATTCCCAACTTTATCCACTCGTTTCTCTGATGATGGAATGCTGTGAGATGCCTCGTAAACACCATGCGGCTATCTACGAAAAGTACACCGATAAACGGTTCAAGCTTGCTTCCCTTTTTGTTGAAGCCGAAATAAGGAAGAACATTCGCCTTCCAGAGCCAACCAAAGAGGGTTCTATTCTCGAGCGCAAGATGACACCAGAGCCAGCCCATTACAAGCGAGTATAG